Proteins encoded by one window of Mustela erminea isolate mMusErm1 chromosome 5, mMusErm1.Pri, whole genome shotgun sequence:
- the SEMA6D gene encoding semaphorin-6D isoform X10 yields the protein MRFFLPCAYMLLLMISQLRAVSFPEDDEPLNTVDYHYSRQYPVFRGRPSGNESQHRLDFQLMLKIRDTLYIAGRDQVYTVNLNEIPKTEVIPSKKLTWRSRQQDRENCAMKGKHKDECHNFIKVFVPRNDEMVFVCGTNAFNPMCRYYRLNTLEYDGEEISGLARCPFDARQTNVALFADGKLYSATVADFLASDAVIYRSMGDGSALRTIKYDSKWIKEPHFLHAIEYGNYVYFFFREIAVEHNNLGKAVYSRVARICKNDMGGSQRVLEKHWTSFLKARLNCSVPGDSFFYFDVLQSITDIIQINGIPTVVGVFTTQLNSIPGSAVCAFSMDDIEKVFRGRFKEQKTPDSVWTAVPEDKVPKPRPGCCAKHGLAEAYKTSIDFPDETLAFIKSHPLMDSAVPPIADEPWFTKTRIRYRLTAIAVDHTAGPHQNYTVIFVGSEAGVVLKVLAKTSPFSLNDSVLLEEIEAYNHAKCNAENEEDRKVISLQLDKDHHAVYVAFSSCVIRLPLSRCERYGSCKKSCVASRDPYCGWLSQGTCGRVTPGMLLLTEDFFAFHNHSAGGYEQDTEYGNTAHLGDCHEILPTSTTPDYKIFGGPTSDMEVSSSSVTTMVCDGRSSRESRTRWST from the exons ATGAGGTTCTTCTTGCCCTGTGCTTACATGCTTCTCCTGATGATTTCCCAGCTGAGGGCCGTCAGCTTTCCCGAAGATGACGAACCCCTCAATACTGTTGATTATCACT ATTCAAGGCAATATCCGGTTTTTAGAGGACGCCCTTCAGGCAATGAATCCCAGCACAGGCTGGACTTTCAGCTGATGTTGAAAATTCGAGACACACTTTATATTGCTGGCAG GGATCAAGTTTATACAGTAAACTTAAATGAAATCCCCAAAACAGAAGTAATACCGAGCAAG AAACTGACATGGCGGTCAAGACAACAGGACCGAGAAAACTGTGCTATGAAAGGCAAACATAAA GACGAATGCCACAACTTTATTAAAGTATTTGTTCCAAGAAACGATGAGATGGTTTTTGTCTGTGGTACCAATGCATTCAATCCCATGTGTAGATACTATAGG ttgaATACCTTAGAGTATGACGGGGAGGAAATTAGTGGCCTGGCAAGATGCCCATTCGATGCCAGACAAACCAATGTTGCCCTTTTTGCTG ATGGGAAGCTATATTCTGCCACAGTGGCTGACTTCCTGGCCAGCGATGCCGTGATTTACCGAAGCATGGGTGATGGATCTGCCCTTCGTACAATAAAATATGATTCCAAGTGGATAAAAG AGCCACATTTTCTTCATGCCATAGAATATGGAAACtatgtctatttcttctttcgAGAAATTGCGGTAGAACATAATAATTTAGGCAAG GCCGTGTATTCCCGTGTGGCCCGCATCTGTAAAAATGACATGGGTGGCTCCCAGCGGGTCCTGGAGAAACACTGGACCTCATTTCTGAAGGCTCGGCTCAACTGTTCTGTCCCTGGAGATTCCTTTTTCTACTTCGATGTTCTGCAGTCCATTACCGACATCATACAAATCAATGGCATCCCCACTGTGGTCGGGGTGTTCACCACACAACTCAACAG CATTCCTGGGTCTGCCGTGTGTGCATTTAGCATGGATGACATTGAAAAAGTATTCAGAGGACggtttaaagaacagaaaacccCAGATTCTGTGTGGACAGCAGTCCCCGAAGACAAAGTACCAAagccaag GCCTGGCTGTTGTGCAAAGCATGGCCTTGCCGAAGCTTACAAAACCTCCATCGATTTCCCCGACGAGACCCTGGCGTTCATCAAATCCCACCCGCTGATGGACTCTGCCGTCCCACCCATAGCGGACGAGCCCTGGTTCACCAAGACCCGGATCAG GTACAGACTGACGGCCATCGCTGTGGACCACACTGCCGGGCCCCACCAGAACTACACAGTCATCTTCGTTGGCTCTGAAGCTGGCGTGGTGCTTAAAGTTTTGGCAAAGACCAGTCCATTCTCTTTGAATGACAGCGTGTTACTGGAAGAGATTGAAGCGTACAACCATGCAAA GTGTAATGCTGAGAATGAGGAGGACAGAAAGGTCATCTCATTACAGTTGGATAAAGACCATCACGCTGTGTACGTGGCGTTCTCCAGCTGCGTGATTCGCCTCCCCCTCAGTCGCTGTGAGCGTTATGGATCCTGCAAAAA GTCTTGTGTTGCATCTCGGGACCCATACTGTGGCTGGTTAAGCCAGGGAACCTGTGGCAGAGTGACCCCAGGGATGCT GCTGTTAACCGAAGACTTCTTTGCTTTCCATAACCACAGCGCTGGAGGATATGAACAAGACACAGAATACGGCAACACGGCCCACCTAGGGGACTGCCATG aaattttgCCTACTTCAACTACACCAGATTACAAAATATTTGGCGGTCCAACATCtg ACATGGAGGTATCTTCATCATCTGTTACCACAATG GTGTGCGATGGGAGGTCCAGTCGGGAGAGTCGAACCAGATGGTCCACATGA
- the SEMA6D gene encoding semaphorin-6D isoform X4: MRFFLPCAYMLLLMISQLRAVSFPEDDEPLNTVDYHYSRQYPVFRGRPSGNESQHRLDFQLMLKIRDTLYIAGRDQVYTVNLNEIPKTEVIPSKKLTWRSRQQDRENCAMKGKHKDECHNFIKVFVPRNDEMVFVCGTNAFNPMCRYYRLNTLEYDGEEISGLARCPFDARQTNVALFADGKLYSATVADFLASDAVIYRSMGDGSALRTIKYDSKWIKEPHFLHAIEYGNYVYFFFREIAVEHNNLGKAVYSRVARICKNDMGGSQRVLEKHWTSFLKARLNCSVPGDSFFYFDVLQSITDIIQINGIPTVVGVFTTQLNSIPGSAVCAFSMDDIEKVFRGRFKEQKTPDSVWTAVPEDKVPKPRPGCCAKHGLAEAYKTSIDFPDETLAFIKSHPLMDSAVPPIADEPWFTKTRIRYRLTAIAVDHTAGPHQNYTVIFVGSEAGVVLKVLAKTSPFSLNDSVLLEEIEAYNHAKCNAENEEDRKVISLQLDKDHHAVYVAFSSCVIRLPLSRCERYGSCKKSCVASRDPYCGWLSQGTCGRVTPGMLLLTEDFFAFHNHSAGGYEQDTEYGNTAHLGDCHDMEVSSSSVTTMASIPEITPKVIDTWRPKLTSSRKFVVQDDPNTSDFTDPLSGIPKGVRWEVQSGESNQMVHMNVLITCVFAAFVLGAFIAGVAVYCYRDLFVRKNRKIHKDAESAQSCTDSSGSFAKLNGLFDSPVKEYQQNINSPKLYSNLLTSRKELPPNGDTKSMVMDHRGQPPELAALPTPESTPVLHQKTLQAMKSHSDKAHGHGASRKETPQFFPSSPPPHSPLSHGHIPSAIVLPNATHDYNTSFSNSNAHKAEKKLQNIDHPLTKSSSKRDHRRSVDSRNTLNDLLKHLNDPNSNPKAIMGDIQMAHQTLMLDPVGPMSEVPPKVPNREASLYSPPSTLPRNSPTKRVDVPTTPGVPMTSLERQRGYHKNSSQRHSISAMPKNLNSPNGVLLSRQPSMNRGGYMPTPTGAKVDYIQGTPVSVHLQPSLSRQSSYTSNGTLPRTGLKRTPSLKPDVPPKPSFVPQTTSVRPLNKYTY, translated from the exons ATGAGGTTCTTCTTGCCCTGTGCTTACATGCTTCTCCTGATGATTTCCCAGCTGAGGGCCGTCAGCTTTCCCGAAGATGACGAACCCCTCAATACTGTTGATTATCACT ATTCAAGGCAATATCCGGTTTTTAGAGGACGCCCTTCAGGCAATGAATCCCAGCACAGGCTGGACTTTCAGCTGATGTTGAAAATTCGAGACACACTTTATATTGCTGGCAG GGATCAAGTTTATACAGTAAACTTAAATGAAATCCCCAAAACAGAAGTAATACCGAGCAAG AAACTGACATGGCGGTCAAGACAACAGGACCGAGAAAACTGTGCTATGAAAGGCAAACATAAA GACGAATGCCACAACTTTATTAAAGTATTTGTTCCAAGAAACGATGAGATGGTTTTTGTCTGTGGTACCAATGCATTCAATCCCATGTGTAGATACTATAGG ttgaATACCTTAGAGTATGACGGGGAGGAAATTAGTGGCCTGGCAAGATGCCCATTCGATGCCAGACAAACCAATGTTGCCCTTTTTGCTG ATGGGAAGCTATATTCTGCCACAGTGGCTGACTTCCTGGCCAGCGATGCCGTGATTTACCGAAGCATGGGTGATGGATCTGCCCTTCGTACAATAAAATATGATTCCAAGTGGATAAAAG AGCCACATTTTCTTCATGCCATAGAATATGGAAACtatgtctatttcttctttcgAGAAATTGCGGTAGAACATAATAATTTAGGCAAG GCCGTGTATTCCCGTGTGGCCCGCATCTGTAAAAATGACATGGGTGGCTCCCAGCGGGTCCTGGAGAAACACTGGACCTCATTTCTGAAGGCTCGGCTCAACTGTTCTGTCCCTGGAGATTCCTTTTTCTACTTCGATGTTCTGCAGTCCATTACCGACATCATACAAATCAATGGCATCCCCACTGTGGTCGGGGTGTTCACCACACAACTCAACAG CATTCCTGGGTCTGCCGTGTGTGCATTTAGCATGGATGACATTGAAAAAGTATTCAGAGGACggtttaaagaacagaaaacccCAGATTCTGTGTGGACAGCAGTCCCCGAAGACAAAGTACCAAagccaag GCCTGGCTGTTGTGCAAAGCATGGCCTTGCCGAAGCTTACAAAACCTCCATCGATTTCCCCGACGAGACCCTGGCGTTCATCAAATCCCACCCGCTGATGGACTCTGCCGTCCCACCCATAGCGGACGAGCCCTGGTTCACCAAGACCCGGATCAG GTACAGACTGACGGCCATCGCTGTGGACCACACTGCCGGGCCCCACCAGAACTACACAGTCATCTTCGTTGGCTCTGAAGCTGGCGTGGTGCTTAAAGTTTTGGCAAAGACCAGTCCATTCTCTTTGAATGACAGCGTGTTACTGGAAGAGATTGAAGCGTACAACCATGCAAA GTGTAATGCTGAGAATGAGGAGGACAGAAAGGTCATCTCATTACAGTTGGATAAAGACCATCACGCTGTGTACGTGGCGTTCTCCAGCTGCGTGATTCGCCTCCCCCTCAGTCGCTGTGAGCGTTATGGATCCTGCAAAAA GTCTTGTGTTGCATCTCGGGACCCATACTGTGGCTGGTTAAGCCAGGGAACCTGTGGCAGAGTGACCCCAGGGATGCT GCTGTTAACCGAAGACTTCTTTGCTTTCCATAACCACAGCGCTGGAGGATATGAACAAGACACAGAATACGGCAACACGGCCCACCTAGGGGACTGCCATG ACATGGAGGTATCTTCATCATCTGTTACCACAATGGCAAGTATCCCAGAAATTACACCTAAAGTGATTGATACCTGGAGACCTAAACTGACGAGCTCCCGGAAATTTGTAGTTCAAGATGACCCAAACACTTCTGATTTTACTGATCCTTTATCAGGTATCCCAAAGG GTGTGCGATGGGAGGTCCAGTCGGGAGAGTCGAACCAGATGGTCCACATGAATGTCCTCATCACCTGTGTCTTTGCCGCCTTTGTTTTGGGCGCATTCATTGCAGGTGTGGCAGTATACTGCTATCGTGACCTGTTTGTTCGGAAAAACAGAAAGATCCATAAAGATGCAGAATCTGCCCAGTCGTGCACAGACTCCAGCGGAAGTTTTGCCAAACTGAATGGTCTCTTTGACAGTCCGGTCAAGGAATATCAACAGAATATCAATTCTCCCAAGTTGTACAGTAACCTGCTGACCAGTCGGAAAGAGCTGCCACCCAACGGAGATACTAAATCCATGGTGATGGACCATCGGGGCCAACCTCCCGAACTGGCTGCTCTGCCCACGCCTGAGTCTACACCTGTGCTTCACCAGAAGACCCTGCAGGCCATGAAGAGCCACTCAGACAAGGCCCATGGCCATGGGGCTTCAAGGAAGGAAACCCCACAGTTTTTCCCTTCTAGTCCACCACCCCATTCCCCATTAAGTCACGGGCATATCCCCAGTGCCATTGTTCTTCCTAATGCTACTCATGACTACAACACATCCTTCTCAAACTCCAATGCTCACAAAGCTGAAAAGAAGCTTCAAAACATTGACCACCCACTCACAAAGTCATCCAGTAAGAGAGATCACCGGCGTTCTGTGGATTCCAGAAATACCCTCAACGATCTCCTGAAGCATCTAAATGACCCAAACAGCAACCCCAAAGCCATCATGGGAGATATCCAGATGGCCCACCAGACCCTAATGCTGGATCCTGTGGGACCTATGTCTGAGGTCCCACCCAAGGTCCCTAACCGGGAGGCATCACTATACTCTCCTCCTTCAACTCTCCCCAGAAATAGCCCAACCAAGCGAGTGGATGTCCCCACCACTCCTGGAGTCCCCATGACGTCTCTGGAAAGACAAAGGGGTTATCACAAAAATTCCTCCCAGAGGCACTCTATATCTGCAATGCCTAAAAACTTAAACTCACCGAACGGTGTTTTGTTATCTAGACAGCCTAGTATGAACCGTGGGGGGTACATGCCCACCCCCACTGGGGCAAAGGTGGACTATATTCAGGGAACACCAGTGAGTGTTCATCTGCAGCCTTCCCTCTCCAGACAGAGCAGCTATACCAGTAATGGCACCCTTCCTAGGACGGGACTAAAGAGGACACCGTCCTTAAAACCTGATGTGCCACCAAAGCCTTCATTTGTTCCTCAAACCACATCTGTCAGACCACTGAACAAATACACTTACTAG
- the SEMA6D gene encoding semaphorin-6D isoform X11, whose amino-acid sequence MRFFLPCAYMLLLMISQLRAVSFPEDDEPLNTVDYHYSRQYPVFRGRPSGNESQHRLDFQLMLKIRDTLYIAGRDQVYTVNLNEIPKTEVIPSKKLTWRSRQQDRENCAMKGKHKDECHNFIKVFVPRNDEMVFVCGTNAFNPMCRYYRLNTLEYDGEEISGLARCPFDARQTNVALFADGKLYSATVADFLASDAVIYRSMGDGSALRTIKYDSKWIKEPHFLHAIEYGNYVYFFFREIAVEHNNLGKAVYSRVARICKNDMGGSQRVLEKHWTSFLKARLNCSVPGDSFFYFDVLQSITDIIQINGIPTVVGVFTTQLNSIPGSAVCAFSMDDIEKVFRGRFKEQKTPDSVWTAVPEDKVPKPRPGCCAKHGLAEAYKTSIDFPDETLAFIKSHPLMDSAVPPIADEPWFTKTRIRYRLTAIAVDHTAGPHQNYTVIFVGSEAGVVLKVLAKTSPFSLNDSVLLEEIEAYNHAKCNAENEEDRKVISLQLDKDHHAVYVAFSSCVIRLPLSRCERYGSCKKSCVASRDPYCGWLSQGTCGRVTPGMLAGGYEQDTEYGNTAHLGDCHDMEVSSSSVTTMVCDGRSSRESRTRWST is encoded by the exons ATGAGGTTCTTCTTGCCCTGTGCTTACATGCTTCTCCTGATGATTTCCCAGCTGAGGGCCGTCAGCTTTCCCGAAGATGACGAACCCCTCAATACTGTTGATTATCACT ATTCAAGGCAATATCCGGTTTTTAGAGGACGCCCTTCAGGCAATGAATCCCAGCACAGGCTGGACTTTCAGCTGATGTTGAAAATTCGAGACACACTTTATATTGCTGGCAG GGATCAAGTTTATACAGTAAACTTAAATGAAATCCCCAAAACAGAAGTAATACCGAGCAAG AAACTGACATGGCGGTCAAGACAACAGGACCGAGAAAACTGTGCTATGAAAGGCAAACATAAA GACGAATGCCACAACTTTATTAAAGTATTTGTTCCAAGAAACGATGAGATGGTTTTTGTCTGTGGTACCAATGCATTCAATCCCATGTGTAGATACTATAGG ttgaATACCTTAGAGTATGACGGGGAGGAAATTAGTGGCCTGGCAAGATGCCCATTCGATGCCAGACAAACCAATGTTGCCCTTTTTGCTG ATGGGAAGCTATATTCTGCCACAGTGGCTGACTTCCTGGCCAGCGATGCCGTGATTTACCGAAGCATGGGTGATGGATCTGCCCTTCGTACAATAAAATATGATTCCAAGTGGATAAAAG AGCCACATTTTCTTCATGCCATAGAATATGGAAACtatgtctatttcttctttcgAGAAATTGCGGTAGAACATAATAATTTAGGCAAG GCCGTGTATTCCCGTGTGGCCCGCATCTGTAAAAATGACATGGGTGGCTCCCAGCGGGTCCTGGAGAAACACTGGACCTCATTTCTGAAGGCTCGGCTCAACTGTTCTGTCCCTGGAGATTCCTTTTTCTACTTCGATGTTCTGCAGTCCATTACCGACATCATACAAATCAATGGCATCCCCACTGTGGTCGGGGTGTTCACCACACAACTCAACAG CATTCCTGGGTCTGCCGTGTGTGCATTTAGCATGGATGACATTGAAAAAGTATTCAGAGGACggtttaaagaacagaaaacccCAGATTCTGTGTGGACAGCAGTCCCCGAAGACAAAGTACCAAagccaag GCCTGGCTGTTGTGCAAAGCATGGCCTTGCCGAAGCTTACAAAACCTCCATCGATTTCCCCGACGAGACCCTGGCGTTCATCAAATCCCACCCGCTGATGGACTCTGCCGTCCCACCCATAGCGGACGAGCCCTGGTTCACCAAGACCCGGATCAG GTACAGACTGACGGCCATCGCTGTGGACCACACTGCCGGGCCCCACCAGAACTACACAGTCATCTTCGTTGGCTCTGAAGCTGGCGTGGTGCTTAAAGTTTTGGCAAAGACCAGTCCATTCTCTTTGAATGACAGCGTGTTACTGGAAGAGATTGAAGCGTACAACCATGCAAA GTGTAATGCTGAGAATGAGGAGGACAGAAAGGTCATCTCATTACAGTTGGATAAAGACCATCACGCTGTGTACGTGGCGTTCTCCAGCTGCGTGATTCGCCTCCCCCTCAGTCGCTGTGAGCGTTATGGATCCTGCAAAAA GTCTTGTGTTGCATCTCGGGACCCATACTGTGGCTGGTTAAGCCAGGGAACCTGTGGCAGAGTGACCCCAGGGATGCT CGCTGGAGGATATGAACAAGACACAGAATACGGCAACACGGCCCACCTAGGGGACTGCCATG ACATGGAGGTATCTTCATCATCTGTTACCACAATG GTGTGCGATGGGAGGTCCAGTCGGGAGAGTCGAACCAGATGGTCCACATGA
- the SEMA6D gene encoding semaphorin-6D isoform X1, with product MRFFLPCAYMLLLMISQLRAVSFPEDDEPLNTVDYHYSRQYPVFRGRPSGNESQHRLDFQLMLKIRDTLYIAGRDQVYTVNLNEIPKTEVIPSKKLTWRSRQQDRENCAMKGKHKDECHNFIKVFVPRNDEMVFVCGTNAFNPMCRYYRLNTLEYDGEEISGLARCPFDARQTNVALFADGKLYSATVADFLASDAVIYRSMGDGSALRTIKYDSKWIKEPHFLHAIEYGNYVYFFFREIAVEHNNLGKAVYSRVARICKNDMGGSQRVLEKHWTSFLKARLNCSVPGDSFFYFDVLQSITDIIQINGIPTVVGVFTTQLNSIPGSAVCAFSMDDIEKVFRGRFKEQKTPDSVWTAVPEDKVPKPRPGCCAKHGLAEAYKTSIDFPDETLAFIKSHPLMDSAVPPIADEPWFTKTRIRYRLTAIAVDHTAGPHQNYTVIFVGSEAGVVLKVLAKTSPFSLNDSVLLEEIEAYNHAKCNAENEEDRKVISLQLDKDHHAVYVAFSSCVIRLPLSRCERYGSCKKSCVASRDPYCGWLSQGTCGRVTPGMLLLTEDFFAFHNHSAGGYEQDTEYGNTAHLGDCHEILPTSTTPDYKIFGGPTSDMEVSSSSVTTMASIPEITPKVIDTWRPKLTSSRKFVVQDDPNTSDFTDPLSGIPKGVRWEVQSGESNQMVHMNVLITCVFAAFVLGAFIAGVAVYCYRDLFVRKNRKIHKDAESAQSCTDSSGSFAKLNGLFDSPVKEYQQNINSPKLYSNLLTSRKELPPNGDTKSMVMDHRGQPPELAALPTPESTPVLHQKTLQAMKSHSDKAHGHGASRKETPQFFPSSPPPHSPLSHGHIPSAIVLPNATHDYNTSFSNSNAHKAEKKLQNIDHPLTKSSSKRDHRRSVDSRNTLNDLLKHLNDPNSNPKAIMGDIQMAHQTLMLDPVGPMSEVPPKVPNREASLYSPPSTLPRNSPTKRVDVPTTPGVPMTSLERQRGYHKNSSQRHSISAMPKNLNSPNGVLLSRQPSMNRGGYMPTPTGAKVDYIQGTPVSVHLQPSLSRQSSYTSNGTLPRTGLKRTPSLKPDVPPKPSFVPQTTSVRPLNKYTY from the exons ATGAGGTTCTTCTTGCCCTGTGCTTACATGCTTCTCCTGATGATTTCCCAGCTGAGGGCCGTCAGCTTTCCCGAAGATGACGAACCCCTCAATACTGTTGATTATCACT ATTCAAGGCAATATCCGGTTTTTAGAGGACGCCCTTCAGGCAATGAATCCCAGCACAGGCTGGACTTTCAGCTGATGTTGAAAATTCGAGACACACTTTATATTGCTGGCAG GGATCAAGTTTATACAGTAAACTTAAATGAAATCCCCAAAACAGAAGTAATACCGAGCAAG AAACTGACATGGCGGTCAAGACAACAGGACCGAGAAAACTGTGCTATGAAAGGCAAACATAAA GACGAATGCCACAACTTTATTAAAGTATTTGTTCCAAGAAACGATGAGATGGTTTTTGTCTGTGGTACCAATGCATTCAATCCCATGTGTAGATACTATAGG ttgaATACCTTAGAGTATGACGGGGAGGAAATTAGTGGCCTGGCAAGATGCCCATTCGATGCCAGACAAACCAATGTTGCCCTTTTTGCTG ATGGGAAGCTATATTCTGCCACAGTGGCTGACTTCCTGGCCAGCGATGCCGTGATTTACCGAAGCATGGGTGATGGATCTGCCCTTCGTACAATAAAATATGATTCCAAGTGGATAAAAG AGCCACATTTTCTTCATGCCATAGAATATGGAAACtatgtctatttcttctttcgAGAAATTGCGGTAGAACATAATAATTTAGGCAAG GCCGTGTATTCCCGTGTGGCCCGCATCTGTAAAAATGACATGGGTGGCTCCCAGCGGGTCCTGGAGAAACACTGGACCTCATTTCTGAAGGCTCGGCTCAACTGTTCTGTCCCTGGAGATTCCTTTTTCTACTTCGATGTTCTGCAGTCCATTACCGACATCATACAAATCAATGGCATCCCCACTGTGGTCGGGGTGTTCACCACACAACTCAACAG CATTCCTGGGTCTGCCGTGTGTGCATTTAGCATGGATGACATTGAAAAAGTATTCAGAGGACggtttaaagaacagaaaacccCAGATTCTGTGTGGACAGCAGTCCCCGAAGACAAAGTACCAAagccaag GCCTGGCTGTTGTGCAAAGCATGGCCTTGCCGAAGCTTACAAAACCTCCATCGATTTCCCCGACGAGACCCTGGCGTTCATCAAATCCCACCCGCTGATGGACTCTGCCGTCCCACCCATAGCGGACGAGCCCTGGTTCACCAAGACCCGGATCAG GTACAGACTGACGGCCATCGCTGTGGACCACACTGCCGGGCCCCACCAGAACTACACAGTCATCTTCGTTGGCTCTGAAGCTGGCGTGGTGCTTAAAGTTTTGGCAAAGACCAGTCCATTCTCTTTGAATGACAGCGTGTTACTGGAAGAGATTGAAGCGTACAACCATGCAAA GTGTAATGCTGAGAATGAGGAGGACAGAAAGGTCATCTCATTACAGTTGGATAAAGACCATCACGCTGTGTACGTGGCGTTCTCCAGCTGCGTGATTCGCCTCCCCCTCAGTCGCTGTGAGCGTTATGGATCCTGCAAAAA GTCTTGTGTTGCATCTCGGGACCCATACTGTGGCTGGTTAAGCCAGGGAACCTGTGGCAGAGTGACCCCAGGGATGCT GCTGTTAACCGAAGACTTCTTTGCTTTCCATAACCACAGCGCTGGAGGATATGAACAAGACACAGAATACGGCAACACGGCCCACCTAGGGGACTGCCATG aaattttgCCTACTTCAACTACACCAGATTACAAAATATTTGGCGGTCCAACATCtg ACATGGAGGTATCTTCATCATCTGTTACCACAATGGCAAGTATCCCAGAAATTACACCTAAAGTGATTGATACCTGGAGACCTAAACTGACGAGCTCCCGGAAATTTGTAGTTCAAGATGACCCAAACACTTCTGATTTTACTGATCCTTTATCAGGTATCCCAAAGG GTGTGCGATGGGAGGTCCAGTCGGGAGAGTCGAACCAGATGGTCCACATGAATGTCCTCATCACCTGTGTCTTTGCCGCCTTTGTTTTGGGCGCATTCATTGCAGGTGTGGCAGTATACTGCTATCGTGACCTGTTTGTTCGGAAAAACAGAAAGATCCATAAAGATGCAGAATCTGCCCAGTCGTGCACAGACTCCAGCGGAAGTTTTGCCAAACTGAATGGTCTCTTTGACAGTCCGGTCAAGGAATATCAACAGAATATCAATTCTCCCAAGTTGTACAGTAACCTGCTGACCAGTCGGAAAGAGCTGCCACCCAACGGAGATACTAAATCCATGGTGATGGACCATCGGGGCCAACCTCCCGAACTGGCTGCTCTGCCCACGCCTGAGTCTACACCTGTGCTTCACCAGAAGACCCTGCAGGCCATGAAGAGCCACTCAGACAAGGCCCATGGCCATGGGGCTTCAAGGAAGGAAACCCCACAGTTTTTCCCTTCTAGTCCACCACCCCATTCCCCATTAAGTCACGGGCATATCCCCAGTGCCATTGTTCTTCCTAATGCTACTCATGACTACAACACATCCTTCTCAAACTCCAATGCTCACAAAGCTGAAAAGAAGCTTCAAAACATTGACCACCCACTCACAAAGTCATCCAGTAAGAGAGATCACCGGCGTTCTGTGGATTCCAGAAATACCCTCAACGATCTCCTGAAGCATCTAAATGACCCAAACAGCAACCCCAAAGCCATCATGGGAGATATCCAGATGGCCCACCAGACCCTAATGCTGGATCCTGTGGGACCTATGTCTGAGGTCCCACCCAAGGTCCCTAACCGGGAGGCATCACTATACTCTCCTCCTTCAACTCTCCCCAGAAATAGCCCAACCAAGCGAGTGGATGTCCCCACCACTCCTGGAGTCCCCATGACGTCTCTGGAAAGACAAAGGGGTTATCACAAAAATTCCTCCCAGAGGCACTCTATATCTGCAATGCCTAAAAACTTAAACTCACCGAACGGTGTTTTGTTATCTAGACAGCCTAGTATGAACCGTGGGGGGTACATGCCCACCCCCACTGGGGCAAAGGTGGACTATATTCAGGGAACACCAGTGAGTGTTCATCTGCAGCCTTCCCTCTCCAGACAGAGCAGCTATACCAGTAATGGCACCCTTCCTAGGACGGGACTAAAGAGGACACCGTCCTTAAAACCTGATGTGCCACCAAAGCCTTCATTTGTTCCTCAAACCACATCTGTCAGACCACTGAACAAATACACTTACTAG